Proteins from a genomic interval of Methanobrevibacter sp.:
- the endA gene encoding tRNA-intron lyase codes for MRGDLCEGIVTVKIEEGNQRAISLNQKSQFGKLSEDCLELSIIEACYLMESGRLDIYENDEKCELNHIIDLIKDEEIYGKYLVYRDLKNRGYIIKTGFKYGSEFRLYERGTGPGQAHSDFLVKVLYEKNEVNVLDFASYVRVSHGVNKKLLLAVVDDDLDVTYYNIEWTRP; via the coding sequence AAGGTATTGTAACCGTAAAGATTGAGGAAGGCAATCAAAGGGCCATTTCCCTTAATCAGAAAAGCCAGTTCGGTAAGCTGTCCGAGGATTGTCTGGAGCTGTCCATCATCGAAGCTTGCTATCTGATGGAAAGCGGACGTTTGGACATTTATGAGAATGATGAAAAGTGTGAATTGAATCACATCATCGATTTGATTAAGGATGAGGAGATCTATGGCAAATACCTTGTTTACAGGGATTTGAAAAACAGAGGATACATAATCAAGACCGGATTTAAGTACGGATCCGAATTCAGGCTTTATGAAAGGGGCACTGGTCCGGGTCAAGCCCACTCTGATTTCCTGGTGAAGGTGCTCTATGAAAAGAATGAAGTGAACGTATTGGACTTTGCAAGCTATGTGAGAGTCTCTCACGGTGTAAACAAGAAACTCTTGCTTGCAGTGGTCGATGATGATTTGGATGTCACTTATTACAATATAGAGTGGACAAGACCTTAA